One region of Termitidicoccus mucosus genomic DNA includes:
- a CDS encoding putative Ig domain-containing protein, protein MKKMKKRLCPLPILVPLCLVLAIVVSVVFGFAPLQAGIVTAPSSAFNLTGFASGATGGGVIDEADPAYRKVTTALEFITAIRDANSTPKGVTTPKVIEIMNDLNLGWNEIGAEAQGLASNPARAHNAPKLHPVLIASGVTLLDIKPKAGGLTLFSANGSTIRHCTFNVKSTTNIIIRNLRFDEMWEWDEATKGDYDSNDWDFITLGNGGDTSHVWIDHCTFTKAYDGITDMKAKAANVTYSWCRIEGGDDAPGGFIRQQIDALEAGKSGTTVYKFLRDTAGFTPEEIAFIMRGQKKGILMGANSLKAENALLTGTFHHILMTNLWDRAIPRLRGGNVHIYNSILDDTEALVAKRLRDTRAAALTSAQQNTLANTYHFNPPLNGCISTEDGAILLEKSVYTDCLWPLRNNQTDVNNPAYTGKILGLDVIYNFTNTDTTVTTVRGNSTDEGNPLGPKQAAIKPFSWNLAGGVLPYTISYMDDPSTLETILQAGAGAGVIEWSDGDKYNWLKTTYPAAPVADVAPVITVQPRSQAAIAGATVTLSVVATGSPVLSYQWYKDSAVVSTGGTGSTLTLANIGAANEGSYHVVVSNGIAPDATSDTAVIALAAPPLPPVAAAATAITGSTFTANWAASDNATGYSIDVSPDPLFGSFWPGCETLDVGNVTSKTITGLNPATTYYYRVRATVGSYATADSNVITAATSNVTLNALVNDAMGDNDRNSAVASPTATNTQWVTNSSGAFTPSATGLKWTLNGTSNAMCLGYFPLVSVGIGEANSVTLTLNFTTGDNGATVGNLRTALINDTAGGRVTADGFSSTNSAYDGDVGYGVFSASSNVGAGNTIDLVLRTYKRNATGSTNLLGTLGDWGDAAGTTTSQMGNSSDATGYLAANTAYTLAITLSYDGTTLSIRTQLTGGNMSGMDYTVTDNTTPILGFNALAIRPDKAAGQFSFLNITGLQITQGAGTPIPAVPSIYSASTATGRQGNAFTYATAATNGPITHYAATGLPAGLTCDSNTGVISGAPVESGTFDVTLTATNANGAGTPFALTLTIGGPPPVAPAVSEATIPTASGFTANWAAVPGASGYLLDVSTSPDFSTFVSGYEGLDVGDATSYTLADLAPGTTYYYRVSACAGDVVGDSSATITVTTSAGGSGYLVNDTFTDTDRIGGSDGSSTSKTGGPFAVTPTGTNTQWVANQVSTLVATGTDLTWSYTGVSSVMAMGYFPDVTVGTSGTVTVQLKFTTGAAGTGVDNLRAILIDDTVGGRVDNDGFSSSEARQNGDKGYAVFSAASTVGNGTTDLGLKTYKRTTTASDDLLSSSGNWTTIAPASAGSTGYLEGGTAYTLTFMLAYDGATLSMRTKLEGGNFTGLDYTVTDSASPVLTFNAIGLRLGKGTLQFSQLKFDSLKIWEGDEPAAAPAAPVLSAATGVAADGFSVNWTASPGATGYYLDVSTDPAFGSFVAGYNNLNIGNVTSYAVTGLMPGVTYYYRVRAAGAGGTSASSASGTVATTAAASYLVNDTFTDYDRIGGFDGSATAPDSPIVSVPTDTNTQWVATSTSTLVATGTGMVWNYVGTGNSMAVGYFPDVTVAASSTVTVQLKFTTGVVGTGTNNLRIALLNDTANGRFSTDGVTASSSYYEGDTGYAIMSASSNIGNSTANLVLRTYKRINTTATDLLGTAGNWGTATGTTSQIGNSTGSTGYLQGENDYTLTVTLAKNTAGTEMTIGTKLEGGNFSGLEYSVVDQDATVAITSTFNALAFRLGGSTTQYDHIKFTSLKIWEGEEPAASAPVINSPLTATATVGEAFNYTITASNSPTSYAATGLPIGLSLDPATGVITGTPLESGTFNVALAATNDVGTSPAVTLVLTVNPAVTAVPVITSATTATAVVGTEFTYTITADNSPAGFAATGLPASFALDPATGVISGTAVTGDIGPHPVVLTATNAIGASLPVTLTLTVEPPPALATPVASPATGVTTTGFIARWETVTGATGYRLDIATDSAFSSFVSGYNDLDVGAARLRAITGLAPDTPYYYRVRAADDSGPTASSNVITVRTADTETVLVDDRFDDTDRIGGADGSTSTSSSPVIGTPTATNTQWLASRVKQLVASATGMKWNFDTTSSIGALGYFPAFNVNNGQTVTLKLDFTTGTFGPAANNLRIALLNGVANGRRATDGFNPGGTGDPAFVGDIGYGIFTNSMVGGTAASPVTLAVNKRLATSNAALLNTTADWGTPPNSTENMGSSGTPPDDHLFAANTAYSLIVTLTRESATSLAITAQITGGNLTRLICTGVDITEPVTTFDTIAFRFGQGSNQFSDVTFTGLTIATTGSGVATEPPSITSALTASGLLGSPFTYTIAASNMPTGFTASGLPAGLALNPATGVISGTPAVTGSFAVTIGASNAIGSDSRQLDLRVTAGQSDIGTVVSPGGLGGPTSTVFDADGNGFIADVASGTIKKVAPGGAVSTFATIPQLAVLAIDAAGNLYTAGDDGNVRKVLADGTVVSPALATGVTTPGGIAAGPDGVVYVSKTAANTIVKITSAGVVSTLAGSGAAGSADSATGTAATFNGPTGLALNSATGLLYVADTVNCTLREINLATGAVATVAGQPGVPGDTGSAGDNGKAADGTLDTPEAIAIDDAGLLYIADTGNNLIRGFDPVSGALVTLAGDTGATTLSAPAGLAFDPVSGLLHVADTGNNALRVVTIKPVIAAKITDRVVALGSSVTLDGTAWASPAAAYVWSVHGQPLPATGATLSIDVNSVTDSGVYTIVATNTAGSGTASMRLTVSDDNWSGGSGSGGGGGGAPGLWLLAGIALLVLVRKLALHRATLLALLLSLLAIHATPFSASLMAQQTAADEDDTPDEVVAMSAFEVRSESVKGYTASESVTGTRVASLLRELPFNVNVVTSEFISDFNALELADQLSNVSSFSPSENTGQYQLRGFQASTQLVDGFRRVGLTGVTVTDRVEVIKGPAASIYGAIQPGGAVNTLRKKPTSTPKYGVTAGFGTKDQARGSFYASGPAGTSDKLFYRIDTEYRTADRQQEFAKTRNEYIAAQLVYKPTSRTTIGLFIDYADRHDFNTYQMATAAVNLDTSNPPSWFTYSLDGYQRYFAKSYTQYFGMDYDYYDFNLLGPNANKYNRLTAGSLTLDHKFNAAWSLRASFNMSYNPTHGEKAAATYYPFGEAAVSSATTEPPPASVKLTPQHDEGVTKATGLQIDNLFRFSTGPVRHQFLVTTDYYRNSDYALSIKWPVSLYYDPLDPYGAHGIYRSYDYPTWEEDPSNYTVPSTHAKTISRDYGIFLSERATMFNGRLIAMIGGRYDYVDSTAEHKPTEDEPTAKKTDYNVDAWTYQAGLTAIVSRNISLYANASSAFDPQPQLDENDEPLPNIESDGYEFGVKLTLLQERLNITLNRFHIRQKNLVTSITDAITQQKEVILTGEQIAKGYEVDFNWQVTRSLNVVGGYGYVDAKITDAGKLNWMNDTTPRRVPKHNLGTAVRYEFVNGRLKGLFALAGVTYYSKSLVNLGSGKALVPYTGAPTVSGMQQNQIYNARFPNGGLPYPYLPENAVVTYYDSATKYLYWTDVAGAATTVDLMKYSYADPYMSGMSYVLDGREQNYNRSSIVWKAGVGYKFKTRSFGHRLSHKIQVNMDNVFDEKSTLAGGIPLTERTVMVTYSLSF, encoded by the coding sequence ATGAAAAAAATGAAAAAACGACTCTGCCCACTGCCCATCCTCGTTCCGCTTTGCCTTGTCCTCGCGATCGTCGTCTCCGTCGTGTTTGGGTTTGCCCCGCTCCAGGCCGGCATCGTCACCGCCCCTTCGTCCGCCTTCAACCTCACCGGCTTTGCCAGCGGGGCCACCGGCGGCGGTGTCATTGACGAGGCCGACCCCGCCTACCGCAAAGTCACCACGGCGCTCGAGTTCATCACCGCCATCCGCGACGCCAACAGCACCCCGAAGGGCGTGACCACGCCGAAAGTGATCGAGATCATGAACGACCTCAATCTCGGCTGGAATGAAATCGGCGCGGAGGCGCAGGGCCTCGCCAGCAATCCCGCCCGCGCGCACAACGCGCCGAAGCTGCATCCCGTGCTCATCGCCAGCGGCGTCACCCTCCTCGATATCAAACCCAAGGCCGGCGGGCTCACCCTCTTCTCCGCCAACGGCTCCACCATCAGGCATTGCACCTTCAACGTCAAAAGCACGACGAACATCATCATTCGCAACCTCCGGTTTGACGAAATGTGGGAATGGGACGAAGCCACCAAGGGCGACTACGACAGCAACGACTGGGACTTCATCACCCTCGGCAACGGCGGCGACACCAGCCATGTCTGGATCGACCACTGCACCTTCACCAAGGCCTACGACGGCATCACCGACATGAAGGCCAAGGCCGCCAACGTCACCTACTCGTGGTGCCGCATCGAAGGCGGCGACGACGCGCCCGGCGGCTTCATTCGTCAGCAAATCGACGCGCTCGAGGCCGGCAAATCCGGCACCACCGTTTACAAGTTCCTCCGCGACACCGCCGGTTTTACTCCCGAGGAAATCGCCTTCATCATGCGCGGTCAGAAAAAAGGCATCCTCATGGGCGCGAACTCCCTCAAGGCCGAGAATGCCCTCCTCACCGGGACCTTCCACCACATCCTGATGACAAACCTCTGGGATCGCGCCATCCCCCGGCTCCGCGGCGGCAATGTCCACATCTATAACAGCATCCTCGACGACACCGAGGCGCTTGTAGCCAAGCGTCTCCGCGACACCCGCGCCGCCGCGCTCACCTCCGCGCAGCAAAACACCCTCGCCAACACCTATCACTTCAACCCGCCGCTCAACGGCTGCATCTCCACCGAGGACGGCGCCATTCTCCTCGAAAAATCCGTTTACACCGACTGCCTCTGGCCCCTGCGCAACAACCAGACCGACGTGAACAACCCCGCCTACACCGGCAAAATCCTCGGCCTCGACGTCATCTATAATTTCACCAACACCGACACCACTGTCACCACCGTGCGCGGCAACAGCACCGACGAAGGCAACCCCCTCGGCCCCAAGCAGGCCGCGATCAAGCCCTTCTCGTGGAATCTCGCCGGCGGCGTGCTCCCCTACACGATTTCCTACATGGACGACCCCTCGACGCTCGAAACCATCCTCCAGGCCGGCGCCGGCGCGGGCGTGATCGAATGGAGCGACGGCGACAAATACAACTGGCTCAAAACCACCTATCCCGCCGCCCCGGTCGCGGATGTCGCGCCCGTCATCACCGTCCAGCCGAGATCGCAGGCCGCGATCGCCGGCGCGACCGTCACCCTGAGCGTCGTAGCCACCGGCAGCCCCGTGCTCTCCTATCAGTGGTATAAGGACAGCGCCGTCGTCTCCACCGGCGGCACCGGCAGCACGCTCACGCTTGCCAACATCGGCGCGGCCAACGAGGGCAGTTATCATGTGGTCGTTTCCAACGGCATCGCGCCCGATGCCACCAGCGACACCGCCGTCATCGCGCTCGCCGCTCCGCCGCTTCCCCCCGTCGCCGCGGCCGCGACTGCCATCACCGGCTCGACCTTCACGGCCAACTGGGCCGCATCGGACAACGCCACCGGCTACAGCATCGACGTTTCGCCCGACCCGCTCTTCGGCTCCTTCTGGCCCGGCTGCGAAACCCTCGATGTCGGCAACGTCACCAGCAAAACCATCACCGGGCTCAATCCGGCCACCACCTACTATTATCGCGTCCGCGCCACCGTCGGTTCCTACGCCACGGCGGATTCGAACGTCATCACGGCGGCCACGTCAAACGTCACGCTCAACGCGCTGGTCAATGACGCCATGGGCGATAACGACCGCAACAGCGCCGTCGCTTCGCCCACCGCGACCAACACCCAATGGGTCACCAATAGCAGCGGCGCATTCACCCCGTCCGCCACCGGCCTGAAATGGACGCTCAACGGCACCTCGAACGCCATGTGCCTCGGTTATTTCCCGCTCGTCAGCGTCGGCATCGGGGAAGCCAATTCCGTCACGCTTACGCTCAATTTCACCACGGGTGACAATGGCGCCACTGTCGGCAACCTGCGCACGGCTTTGATCAATGACACCGCTGGCGGACGTGTCACGGCGGACGGCTTTAGCTCCACAAACAGCGCTTACGACGGCGATGTGGGTTACGGCGTTTTTTCCGCCTCGTCCAACGTCGGAGCGGGAAACACCATCGACTTGGTCTTGAGAACCTACAAACGCAACGCCACGGGGAGCACCAATCTGCTCGGCACACTCGGTGATTGGGGTGATGCCGCCGGAACCACCACCAGCCAAATGGGCAACAGCTCCGATGCCACCGGTTATTTGGCTGCCAACACCGCCTACACGCTCGCCATCACGCTCAGCTACGATGGAACCACGCTCTCCATACGCACCCAACTCACCGGTGGGAACATGAGCGGAATGGATTATACTGTGACCGACAACACCACGCCGATCCTTGGTTTCAATGCCCTCGCTATCCGTCCCGACAAAGCCGCCGGCCAATTTTCTTTTCTCAACATCACCGGCCTGCAAATCACCCAAGGTGCCGGCACGCCGATTCCCGCGGTCCCCTCCATCTACAGCGCATCGACCGCCACCGGACGCCAAGGCAATGCCTTCACTTACGCCACCGCCGCCACCAACGGCCCCATCACTCATTACGCCGCCACCGGTCTGCCCGCTGGCCTGACCTGCGATTCAAACACCGGCGTCATCAGCGGCGCGCCCGTGGAAAGCGGCACCTTCGACGTCACCCTCACCGCCACCAACGCCAACGGCGCCGGCACGCCCTTCGCGCTCACCCTGACCATCGGCGGCCCGCCGCCTGTTGCGCCCGCGGTGTCCGAAGCGACCATCCCCACCGCCAGCGGCTTCACCGCCAACTGGGCCGCCGTCCCCGGCGCGAGCGGCTACCTGCTCGATGTTTCCACCAGCCCCGATTTTTCCACCTTTGTGTCCGGCTACGAGGGACTCGATGTTGGCGATGCCACCAGCTACACCCTCGCCGACCTCGCCCCGGGCACGACTTACTACTACCGCGTCAGCGCCTGCGCAGGCGATGTCGTCGGCGACAGCTCCGCCACCATCACTGTCACCACCAGCGCGGGCGGTTCCGGCTATCTCGTCAACGACACCTTCACCGACACCGACCGCATCGGAGGCTCCGACGGTTCCTCCACTTCGAAGACCGGCGGCCCGTTTGCCGTCACGCCCACGGGGACCAACACCCAATGGGTTGCCAACCAGGTCAGCACGCTCGTCGCCACCGGCACTGATCTGACGTGGAGCTACACCGGCGTCAGTTCTGTCATGGCGATGGGCTATTTCCCCGATGTCACCGTCGGCACGAGCGGCACCGTCACCGTCCAGCTCAAGTTCACGACCGGGGCGGCCGGCACCGGCGTGGACAACCTGCGCGCCATCCTCATCGACGACACCGTCGGCGGGCGCGTTGACAACGATGGTTTCAGTTCCTCCGAGGCGCGCCAGAACGGCGACAAGGGCTACGCCGTCTTCTCCGCCGCTTCCACGGTCGGCAATGGCACAACCGATCTCGGCCTGAAAACCTACAAGCGCACGACGACCGCCAGCGACGACCTGCTCAGCTCCTCCGGCAACTGGACGACCATCGCTCCCGCCAGCGCCGGCTCCACCGGATACCTGGAAGGCGGCACCGCCTACACGCTCACCTTCATGCTCGCCTACGACGGCGCCACGCTCTCCATGCGCACGAAACTCGAAGGCGGCAACTTCACCGGCCTCGACTACACCGTCACCGACAGCGCCAGCCCCGTCCTCACCTTCAACGCCATCGGGCTCCGCCTCGGCAAAGGCACGCTCCAGTTCAGCCAGCTCAAGTTCGACAGCCTGAAAATCTGGGAGGGCGATGAACCCGCCGCCGCACCGGCGGCGCCCGTCTTGTCCGCAGCCACCGGTGTTGCCGCCGACGGGTTCAGCGTAAACTGGACCGCGTCCCCCGGCGCGACCGGCTACTATCTCGATGTTTCCACTGATCCCGCCTTCGGCAGCTTCGTCGCCGGCTACAACAACCTCAACATCGGCAACGTCACCAGCTACGCCGTCACGGGCCTCATGCCGGGAGTCACCTATTATTACCGCGTCCGCGCCGCCGGCGCCGGCGGCACGAGCGCCAGTTCCGCCTCCGGCACGGTTGCAACCACTGCCGCCGCCAGCTATCTCGTGAACGACACCTTCACGGATTACGACCGTATCGGCGGTTTCGACGGCTCCGCGACCGCGCCCGACTCACCGATTGTCTCCGTGCCTACCGACACCAACACCCAATGGGTTGCCACCAGCACCAGCACCCTCGTCGCCACCGGCACCGGCATGGTCTGGAATTACGTTGGCACCGGAAATTCCATGGCGGTCGGCTATTTTCCCGACGTGACCGTCGCCGCCAGCAGCACCGTCACCGTGCAGCTCAAGTTCACTACTGGCGTTGTCGGCACCGGCACCAACAACCTCCGCATCGCCCTCCTCAACGACACGGCGAACGGACGCTTTTCCACCGACGGCGTGACCGCGAGCAGCAGTTATTACGAGGGCGATACCGGCTACGCCATCATGTCCGCCTCCAGCAACATAGGCAATTCCACCGCCAACCTCGTCTTGCGCACCTATAAGCGCATCAATACTACGGCCACCGATCTGCTCGGCACCGCCGGCAATTGGGGCACGGCCACAGGCACGACTTCACAAATAGGAAACAGCACCGGCTCCACCGGCTATCTCCAGGGCGAAAACGACTACACACTCACAGTCACTCTCGCAAAAAATACCGCCGGCACCGAAATGACCATTGGCACCAAACTCGAAGGCGGCAACTTCAGCGGACTCGAATACAGTGTCGTTGACCAAGACGCTACTGTCGCGATCACCAGCACATTCAACGCCCTTGCATTCCGTCTCGGCGGCAGCACGACCCAATACGACCACATCAAGTTCACCAGCCTCAAAATATGGGAAGGCGAGGAACCCGCCGCTTCCGCTCCCGTGATCAACAGTCCGTTGACCGCCACCGCCACGGTCGGCGAGGCCTTCAATTACACCATCACGGCGAGCAATTCGCCGACGAGCTACGCCGCCACCGGCCTGCCCATCGGTCTGTCCCTTGACCCCGCTACCGGCGTCATCACCGGCACGCCTTTGGAAAGCGGCACTTTCAATGTCGCCCTTGCCGCGACCAATGACGTCGGCACCAGTCCCGCCGTCACGCTGGTACTGACCGTCAATCCGGCTGTCACCGCCGTGCCCGTCATCACCAGCGCCACCACCGCCACCGCCGTCGTCGGCACCGAGTTCACCTACACGATCACCGCCGACAACTCGCCCGCCGGTTTCGCCGCCACGGGACTCCCCGCCAGCTTCGCGCTCGATCCCGCCACCGGCGTCATCAGCGGCACGGCCGTCACCGGCGACATCGGCCCGCATCCCGTCGTCCTCACCGCGACCAACGCCATCGGCGCCAGCCTGCCCGTCACCCTCACGCTCACCGTGGAGCCTCCTCCGGCGCTCGCCACGCCCGTCGCTTCCCCCGCCACCGGCGTGACCACCACCGGCTTCATCGCCCGATGGGAAACCGTCACCGGCGCCACCGGCTACCGTCTCGACATCGCCACCGACTCCGCCTTCTCCAGCTTCGTGTCCGGTTACAACGACCTTGATGTCGGCGCCGCGCGTCTCCGCGCCATCACGGGCCTTGCCCCCGACACCCCTTATTACTACCGCGTCCGCGCGGCTGACGATTCCGGCCCCACGGCCTCCTCGAACGTCATCACCGTCCGCACCGCCGACACCGAGACCGTTCTCGTTGACGACCGCTTCGACGACACCGACCGCATCGGCGGCGCCGACGGCTCCACCAGCACATCGTCCTCGCCCGTGATCGGCACTCCCACCGCGACCAACACCCAGTGGCTCGCCAGCCGGGTCAAGCAACTCGTCGCCTCCGCCACGGGCATGAAGTGGAACTTCGACACCACCAGCAGCATTGGCGCCCTCGGCTATTTCCCCGCGTTCAACGTCAACAACGGCCAGACCGTGACCCTCAAGCTCGACTTCACCACCGGCACGTTCGGACCCGCCGCCAACAACCTCCGCATCGCCCTGCTCAACGGCGTCGCCAACGGACGCCGCGCGACCGACGGCTTCAACCCCGGCGGCACCGGCGATCCGGCCTTCGTCGGCGACATCGGCTACGGCATCTTCACCAACTCCATGGTCGGAGGCACGGCCGCCTCGCCCGTCACCCTCGCCGTCAACAAACGCCTCGCCACCAGCAACGCCGCCCTCCTCAACACCACGGCCGACTGGGGCACTCCTCCGAACTCGACCGAAAACATGGGTTCCAGCGGCACGCCGCCGGACGATCACCTCTTCGCGGCCAACACCGCCTACTCGCTCATCGTCACCCTCACCCGCGAATCCGCCACCAGTCTCGCCATCACCGCCCAAATCACCGGCGGAAATCTCACCAGGCTGATCTGCACCGGAGTGGACATCACGGAGCCCGTCACCACGTTCGACACCATCGCATTTCGCTTCGGCCAGGGCAGCAACCAGTTCTCGGACGTCACCTTCACCGGCCTGACCATCGCCACCACCGGCAGCGGTGTCGCCACGGAGCCGCCCTCCATCACCAGCGCGCTCACCGCGAGCGGACTGCTCGGCTCGCCCTTCACCTACACCATCGCCGCCAGCAACATGCCCACCGGCTTCACCGCCTCGGGCCTGCCCGCCGGCCTTGCCCTCAACCCGGCCACGGGCGTCATCTCCGGCACGCCCGCGGTCACGGGCTCCTTCGCCGTCACCATTGGCGCGTCCAACGCCATCGGCTCCGACAGCCGGCAGCTCGACCTCCGCGTCACCGCCGGCCAGAGCGACATCGGCACGGTCGTTTCCCCGGGCGGACTCGGCGGCCCGACTTCCACCGTGTTCGACGCCGACGGCAACGGCTTCATTGCCGACGTCGCCTCCGGCACGATCAAGAAAGTCGCCCCCGGCGGCGCCGTGAGCACCTTCGCCACCATCCCGCAACTCGCCGTCCTCGCCATCGACGCCGCCGGCAACCTCTACACCGCCGGGGACGACGGCAATGTCCGCAAGGTCCTCGCCGACGGCACCGTTGTCAGTCCCGCGCTCGCCACCGGCGTCACCACGCCCGGCGGCATCGCGGCCGGCCCCGACGGCGTCGTGTATGTGAGCAAGACCGCCGCCAACACCATCGTGAAAATCACCTCCGCCGGCGTCGTCAGCACGCTCGCCGGCTCGGGGGCCGCGGGCTCGGCCGACTCCGCCACCGGCACCGCCGCCACCTTCAACGGACCCACCGGCCTCGCCCTCAACTCCGCCACCGGCCTGCTCTACGTGGCCGATACCGTCAACTGCACCCTCCGCGAAATCAACCTCGCCACCGGCGCCGTCGCCACCGTCGCCGGCCAGCCGGGCGTGCCCGGCGACACCGGCAGCGCGGGCGACAACGGCAAAGCCGCCGACGGCACCCTCGACACCCCGGAAGCCATTGCAATCGACGATGCCGGCCTCCTCTACATCGCCGACACGGGCAACAACCTCATCCGCGGCTTCGACCCCGTCTCCGGCGCGCTCGTCACCCTCGCCGGCGACACCGGCGCGACGACCCTCAGCGCCCCCGCCGGTCTCGCCTTCGATCCCGTCAGCGGTCTCCTCCATGTCGCCGACACCGGCAACAACGCCCTGCGCGTCGTCACCATCAAGCCGGTCATTGCCGCCAAGATCACCGACCGCGTCGTCGCTCTCGGCTCGAGCGTCACGCTCGACGGCACCGCCTGGGCTTCGCCCGCCGCCGCATATGTCTGGTCCGTGCACGGCCAGCCCCTGCCCGCGACCGGCGCCACGCTCTCGATCGACGTCAACAGCGTCACCGACTCGGGCGTCTATACGATTGTCGCCACCAACACCGCCGGCTCCGGCACCGCCAGCATGCGCCTCACCGTCAGCGACGACAACTGGAGCGGCGGCTCCGGTTCCGGCGGCGGTGGCGGCGGCGCGCCCGGCCTCTGGCTCCTCGCCGGCATCGCCCTGCTCGTCCTCGTCCGAAAACTGGCCCTGCATCGCGCCACTCTCCTCGCGCTGCTCCTTTCGCTGCTGGCCATTCACGCCACGCCCTTTTCCGCATCCCTCATGGCGCAGCAAACCGCCGCGGACGAAGACGACACGCCCGACGAAGTCGTCGCCATGTCGGCCTTCGAAGTGCGCAGCGAAAGCGTCAAGGGCTACACCGCCTCCGAGTCCGTCACCGGCACGCGCGTCGCCAGCCTCCTGCGCGAACTGCCCTTCAACGTCAACGTGGTCACCAGCGAGTTCATCAGCGACTTCAACGCGCTCGAACTCGCCGACCAGCTCTCGAACGTCAGCTCGTTTTCGCCGTCCGAGAACACCGGCCAGTATCAACTCCGTGGCTTCCAGGCCTCGACGCAACTCGTCGACGGCTTCCGCCGCGTCGGCCTGACCGGCGTCACCGTCACCGACCGCGTCGAAGTCATCAAGGGCCCCGCCGCCTCCATCTACGGCGCCATCCAGCCCGGCGGCGCGGTCAACACCCTGCGGAAAAAGCCCACGTCCACGCCCAAATACGGGGTCACCGCCGGTTTCGGCACGAAAGACCAGGCCCGCGGCTCCTTCTACGCCTCCGGTCCCGCCGGCACCAGTGACAAGCTCTTCTATCGCATCGACACCGAGTATCGCACGGCCGACCGCCAGCAGGAGTTTGCCAAAACCCGCAACGAATACATCGCCGCGCAGCTCGTGTACAAACCCACCTCGCGCACCACCATCGGCCTCTTCATCGACTACGCCGACCGCCACGACTTCAACACCTACCAGATGGCCACCGCCGCCGTGAACCTCGACACCTCCAACCCGCCGTCCTGGTTCACCTATTCGCTCGACGGCTACCAACGCTACTTCGCCAAGAGCTACACGCAGTATTTCGGCATGGATTACGACTACTACGATTTCAATCTCCTCGGGCCCAACGCCAACAAATACAACCGCCTCACCGCCGGCAGCCTCACCCTCGACCACAAGTTCAACGCCGCCTGGAGCCTTCGCGCCTCCTTCAACATGTCGTATAATCCCACGCACGGCGAAAAGGCCGCCGCCACGTATTACCCCTTTGGCGAAGCCGCCGTTTCCAGCGCCACCACCGAGCCCCCGCCCGCGTCGGTCAAGCTCACCCCGCAGCACGACGAGGGCGTGACCAAGGCCACCGGCCTCCAGATCGACAACCTCTTCCGTTTCTCCACCGGCCCCGTCAGGCACCAGTTTCTCGTCACCACCGACTACTACCGCAACTCCGACTACGCCCTCTCCATCAAGTGGCCGGTTTCCCTCTACTACGATCCCCTCGACCCCTATGGCGCCCACGGCATCTACCGCAGCTACGACTACCCGACCTGGGAGGAAGACCCCTCCAACTACACCGTCCCCAGCACCCACGCGAAAACCATCAGCCGCGACTACGGCATCTTTCTCAGCGAACGCGCCACGATGTTCAACGGGCGCCTGATCGCCATGATCGGCGGCCGTTACGACTACGTTGACAGCACCGCCGAGCACAAGCCCACCGAGGACGAGCCCACGGCCAAAAAAACCGACTACAACGTCGATGCCTGGACCTACCAGGCCGGCCTCACCGCCATCGTCTCGCGCAACATCTCGCTCTACGCCAACGCCAGCTCCGCCTTTGACCCGCAGCCGCAGCTCGACGAAAACGACGAGCCCCTGCCCAACATCGAAAGCGACGGCTACGAATTCGGCGTCAAGCTCACGCTCCTCCAGGAACGCCTCAACATCACCCTCAATCGTTTCCACATCCGGCAGAAAAACCTCGTCACTTCCATCACCGACGCCATCACGCAGCAAAAGGAAGTCATCCTCACCGGCGAGCAGATTGCCAAGGGTTACGAGGTGGACTTCAACTGGCAGGTCACCCGCTCGCTGAACGTCGTCGGCGGCTACGGCTACGTGGACGCCAAGATCACCGACGCCGGCAAGCTCAACTGGATGAACGACACCACGCCCCGCCGCGTGCCCAAGCACAACCTCGGCACCGCCGTCCGCTATGAGTTTGTCAACGGCAGGCTCAAGGGGCTCTTCGCGCTCGCCGGCGTCACCTACTACAGCAAATCGCTCGTCAACCTCGGCTCGGGCAAGGCGCTCGTCCCCTACACCGGCGCGCCCACGGTGAGCGGTATGCAGCAGAACCAAATCTACAACGCCCGCTTCCCCAACGGCGGCCTGCCTTATCCCTACCTCCCGGAGAATGCCGTCGTCACCTACTATGACAGCGCGACGAAGTATCTCTACTGGACCGACGTCGCCGGGGCCGCGACGACCGTGGACCTCATGAAATACTCCTACGCCGACCCCTACATGAGCGGCATGAGCTACGTGCTCGACGGACGCGAGCAGAACTACAACCGCTCCTCGATTGTCTGGAAGGCGGGCGTCGGCTACAAATTCAAGACCCGTTCCTTCGGCCACCGCTTGAGCCACAAAATCCAGGTCAACATGGACAATGTCTTTGACGAAAAGAGCACCCTCGCGGGCGGCATTCCGCTCACCGAGCGCACGGTCATGGTGACGTATTCGTTGTCATTCTGA